Proteins encoded together in one Deltaproteobacteria bacterium window:
- the rplU gene encoding 50S ribosomal protein L21, translating to MFAIIETGGKQYRVQEGQQFKVALMDAEPGSEVSLDRVLMVGQGEDVSVGRPVLDGAAVACEVVAHGRDRKIIVFKKKRRKDYRKKQGHRQDFTALKVKSIQV from the coding sequence ATGTTCGCAATAATCGAGACTGGTGGAAAGCAGTACAGGGTTCAAGAGGGCCAGCAGTTCAAGGTGGCCCTGATGGATGCCGAACCCGGCTCCGAGGTATCCCTGGACAGAGTGTTGATGGTCGGCCAGGGCGAAGACGTCTCCGTGGGTCGTCCCGTTCTGGACGGGGCCGCAGTGGCCTGCGAGGTTGTCGCCCACGGCCGTGATCGCAAGATCATCGTTTTCAAGAAGAAGCGCCGCAAGGACTATCGAAAGAAGCAGGGTCACCGCCAGGATTTCACGGCTTTGAAGGTGAAATCCATTCAGGTTTAG